The window TAATTAAGTTTGCTATGATACACGACCATATTTATTCTTCTGGGACTTAATTTCTCTTCAGTTTCAGCCAACTTTTGGATTTACTTTGTTAACAATCTCCCATGCGCATAATAAATCGTTAAAACGTGTTTTGTAATTCAATTATTTCTATTTTGCCAGATGAAATTCCATAAATTGGAAAATTATAAATCATGCATTAAAGAAATATAATGAGCAAACAAAAGTACTGAACCCTTATATGTAGAATTGTCTGAAGttatatcacccctagttttttggtgggtttcgtgttgtttattcttttgttttctatgttgtgtcgtgtgtgctgttgtttgtttgcctttttcatttttagccatggcgttgtcagttgttttagatttatgagtttgactgtccctttggtatctttcgtccctcttttatagtacATTTGTTATTGCTATCATGGCttcagccttttttttttttgtataagttCATGACGTGACTGTCGGTATTAACTGATAGACCATTCTAGAATTATGCACACTGCCGCGAGTTAAGACCATAAGCGATTATCACAAGAAACATTAGTTCACCTTATACAAGTTTACTTTTGAATTTCATTGAGTCAGTCGATGAATTAGGAGTCCGATATTTTCCAATGTCTCCAATATTCTTTTTTGATCAGTTTGAAACACTTTAAATATACAAGCCGTGTGAAACATAAACCTGTGGCATTATTCAAATTAAGCTTATGTCCATTATAAAGTTATTTGATGTTATGTTCATAGGTCAGAGATCAAGGTCACATATGCCTTAATGCATGTAAATGTTACAAAACACACGAAGCCGACCGTGCGAGACCACGTGGGTTTAGTCAAGATAGTTACACACACAGTATAGTCGTAGAGCAAAGCTAGTATGTTGCACTAATCGTCATAACGAAAAATTGGAACAATATTTTACAATGGGTAAGAATGACGTTTCCTAAATATCAAGGTCAGAAGTTTAAGTTCAAGGTTATCTTATcgttttggaaaaaaaacttcGATGGAATATTTTGTTGTAGATACGGTATAAGCTTCATTTTATACTACAAAAATGAAGGGGATGTAATTATGTAAAGCATGTTTTATCAAAAGATATACAAACAAATTAGCACTCAGTGTTACAATTTCCGATAACTCATACTCTTATATAGTTatctgtttaaaataataatCCTAACGTAAGGTTTGACTCACTCACGTATATATTTATACACAAcgccctctctctctctctctctcccaaTAATCATTTAGTGGTACagcaaaatgaaaacaaaaacaaaaacattgaagttttgttttaataattctTTTGTTTTTCACTAAATGGTAAATGGTTAGACATAAATTGACGAAAATGTTGGAAGTGTATATCaagatttacatatatttatttgccTTACTTTTATACCGTTTTCTTTGACCTTTTTACgggaaaaaaacccaacaacatgCAAGTGTCATAtactaaattttctttttttttaaaatgcttacaCGTTATCTGGTGTTTCTCGTTAAGAATTATATAAGAAGCTAACCCCAATCCCTCAGTCTTCTTCGGGTCGTTTATAGATGTAATTGCGCTTGTTTTCTATTCGtctctttttttaaaagatatttgtaaCGGAACTgcatgataaaatatgaattaatgaTACCAGTAAATCTTATATATGtgaatgatttatttatattattcaaaattttagacATATTTGCATttttccaacaattttttttttatcgacgTTGTTGTGCAATGTGCAATAGCCTATCTTGCATAGATTCTTCTGGCTGATCAAAGAGACTGGAATTTCAAAGATAATGATTATGTGAGTTGTGCGAGGTCATCATACACGAGAAAGGACATACTCAGACCATTTCCCACAGAAAGCTGTGACATTGAAAAGCGTTAAAAAACGGAATTGtgaataaattttctttcttCCATATGCTTCCTTCTAGATTTGCTTTTACTGTTTGTGAAATACTATTTAACCTATATACTGATTGTTATGGATTTGGTGCATAATATCATATTATATGTCAAGAAAGGTTTGATATATTATAATGTTTATAGTCTTTTAAAATCGAAATATATTTTCTCTGTTGGAACTTAAATACAGATACATACAAGGAAAATAAAGAcgaaatgaattaaaaaagaatCAGTCTCATTTTATATACACGAAGTCTAAATTTTTAATTGGAATAACCGGACTATATGGGAACATTAAACTGAAGCCGATTGTCTTGCAActtttgtttaattataaatcAAGTGGCAGAACTGCTATTATCTCTGAATCAGAGGTGTTATTTTCCAGTCAAGTAATTTTTTACTGCCACCAAGAGTACAATGAATCTCCCAGAACCAAATTATTAAGAAACAGAAAAATCAATGGAACCTTCGAAAAACGACCAATTTCTTCTTCAAAGGTCTAGCAGTTCAGGCTGCTCACTTGACAAGACAGATACTATAACATAATCCAGACACTcgaaatcaataaaaaattggaTATTAAACGGTTAATTGTTTCTCTATTTACACAACAAGTCAATGGCTGTATAATGTTGGGTAAATAAGGCGGTATCAGTCGCGTGCGCTAAGATACTTTAGATACAAGTTTCCGTGTTTAGATGACGTTAATTCATGCGAAAAATATGTCTGATCAACCGCATGATCATTAGCCTTCATTATTTGAAAGAAAtcgtttatatatatgtaaagctTCTTCAAAGCTAAAGTTTATTGATTACAAGAGTTTGACAATCATCCATCTGACGCTCTCATGTCTGTATGGACATTGGTCAGCCATATGCCTCCACTTGAAAAATAACTATGGATTTTGTTCTCTtctttttattgttcaaaatcattatacaaatccatttttttttatataagttagaTACTCAGGCAAGAAACTTTAATATTGAATTTCTCGATAACCGAAATTAAATCGTCGATAAAATAGCAGAATTTGTTCAAAACTAACTATAGACACACAGTTACTCTTCTTCAacttatgaaatatttaaatttccaatattttgtTCGAAGCACCAACTAGTGTTATGCCAAATATTTGTAGAAGTGATcggtattttattattttgtattatttgaatttaagaaatgattaaaattattttaatcacaTTGAACCCATGGTATCATTTCCCAGGAAACACGAAATCGAGAAATACGTtttgatcatatatatttttaaataatgttgAAATATTATACCAATAAGATGCATATGAATTGGGGACTATAAACAGTTATTTCTaaaatattcatttgtatattTCTTCTGACGTAATTTGTATTTTGCTGTCCCGTAccgttttattaatatatttcttGACTAAtagaaatatttgtgttttgaaatacAATTCATTGTAGAATTTCTTGATGTTTTACGGTTCTTTGTTTCTTGGAATTTCCAAATAAAAATAATCGTCCCTCGACGCTTATAAGAATTACCAAAATTGATGGAAACATTTAACAAGTGATCTTTTGAATGTATATTATTTATCTGtaatttgagaataaaaaaaaaacaataaaaaagataGCCAATGCATTCCTCATTATAGCGGGGGGAATATCCAAATACATTTGCTGTGTACTTATTTATTTTCATCATCAATAATAAGCTCTTGGTGGTTAAAACATGTACTAACAAATTTGTATATAAGTATTCAAGCCGTAGTTTTActttaaagattttgatttttttcgctTATATAGTCATAGATTTGtgcacatgtatatataatggCTCGAAAATGCCTTAGCGGATGGTCGTTgttgatttttaaaatgttaaactcGATAGTTCCACTACACTGTTGACAATTGAATATCAACCCCTATCTTTAGTTTGAAAAGAAATCGGTTAGATCTAGAATAAATAGTCCGAAAAATATCGCCTGAATCCAAAGTGTGTCTCGCCACTAACAAGGTAAAAATAGATGTCAACAGTTTATcaatttatatatctaaaaattcCGCCTATTAGAAGTTAATTATCTCAGCTGGCATATGGTCAGTTAGATTTCTTAACAGTGATAagatgaaattttattcaaatttgggACAGGTTTGAGTTTTCTTAACAATTCATCCTTATTATGAATAAACAAAgcattaaataatttgtttttcttaattgatatcgatacgaaaaaaaaaaccgaaagtCTTATCATTtggaatcattttttttctctttttattacGAATTAACAAAATTGCATACACGCAAATGTTCTGGGAAACAAACAGTCAAAACTTATTCAAAAACGTTCAactgtgtaaaatatttatttgactAGTTGAGATTATCAAACTTGACTTTCACTATGCAATATCTGTTATTAGGCAAGTCTGTGGTCGTAAATCctgttttatttatcattgtaTACAATTTGTCTACGATTTCCGCATATATTTGGTGTTGTTGGAAAAAggaaagtttctttttttttttaagtatttttgtaaAACTAAATTTGACATGAAATGAAGTGAAAACGAAAATGATAACATGACTGAACGTGAATTCCATATGCAAAAGGGGTAGTAATTCTTAagattaatattaataatattaatattattgGGGATGCATGCACAACAAATGAGGTCATTTCAGGGTATAACACAACTACATCAAATTTTCGTCGTGTGACAATTAAATGATTGGCgacaaattgatatttttcttgGTAATATCACTAAGTATTATGGCTTAAATATGATGTTAAAAGCGATTTATTAGCAATAAACTTCATATAAATATTTGGCATTTCAATGACTTAGTGATGACATGGATGCGTTAGCTCGTGTAGCCTTTGGGTGTATGTATCACCGTTAAACAACATGTATCTCGAGCAACTTTTCAACAAAAATCTCCTCGGTACAaatattgaaatagaaattattgtaatatgaataaaaactcTACAAATTCACAATTAACAATTTAAGTAGTTTCTTTATACTTTGTTTCTAATcttatacaaaattttaaaaaaaagattaatactgaagtaaaaatgtaaattaaaaaaatacttacaaTTACGCctgcttttttattatacaatatatttgaaaataagaaaactcATTTAATGATACAAGATACTTGTAATATATCGTCTGTTTATTGCACTTTTAActaaaacaattttattgtttctAGAATTCAAGATTGCCGCGTTTCCCATTTTTTGCACAAAAAgtcctttttttttgtaaaaagattagAAAGAAAACTATATGCTTTATcctatttataataaatataaaataacgcTTCACTAATAACTGAAAtcacacattttttatttatttataatcatCGGTAACAATTaagtaaacattattttttgtgtatttaataaTTCGAGAATAAATTAAACTGTAAATAGGAAAAGTATACAGTTTATCAGATATCCCGCTAGGAATATTTGCTCTACCGAATGATGCGTGTATTATTTCTCGGCGGGTGTGCTCATCGGCTTGCGAAGATGATCTACAGTTGGTAGGCGGGGCTTATGAACACTAAGATATTCGCTATGACAAAAATGGTTGTAGGTTTGCCTATAGGCGGAGTAATAATTAATTTGTGCACTTTTATTGGTTCAAAAGAccaatgtttacattttatttacattACTAATGATCGACAGAAACGGACTactatatgttttattttcttgctGTCCAAATTATTTTAGCAACTAGCACCAAAAACAATTGTCATTCTTATCTTCTCGTGATCTTAGTTAGCTGTTGAAAGACCAAGATGGAATCTATACTGGAGTGTAAACTATAATTGAAAAAGACGTCATACTGGTGTGTGATGGAAGAGTAAAACACCACATACAGTGacaattttatatttctattgtGTTTGATGAACGGATCACACCCGGATATGCTTCTGGAAGGTGGCTCACCAGACATGCTTGCAGCTCAGTCTAAAATCCTGTTCCAGTTGAATAAGTACTACAACGAACGAGTACAGTCACGACAGGGTGGCACGATGAAGACCATAAGAGAAGTCTGTAAAGTTGTGCAAGAGGTCTTGAAAGAGGTTGAAGTCCAGGAACCTAGATTTATTAGTTCTTTGAATGAAGCGAACGGAAGATTTGAAGGACTAGAAGTTGTGTCACCTACAGAATTTGAAGTTGTTCTTTACCTTAATCAAATGGGAGTATTCAACTTTGTAGACGACGGAACGATACCAGGATGTTCTGTTCTGAAACTGAGTGACGGTAGGAAAAGATCTATGTCATTATGGGTAGAATTTATAACAGCATCCGGTTACCTTTCTGCACGTAAAATAAGGTCACGATTTCAGACACTTGTAGCACAAGCAGTTGACAAATGTAGTTATAGAGACATTGTGAAAATGGTCGCAGACACAACGGAAGTGAAACTTCGAATCAAAGAAAGGTATGTCGTACAGGTAACACCAGCATTCCGCTGTGCAGGGATTTGGTGCCGCAGTGCTGCACATTGGCCAGTACCTCATATAGCATGGCCAAATCCAAATCTCGTGGCCGAAGTGAAAACAGAAGGATTTGATTTATTATCCAGAGAGAGTATATACATGAAAGATAAACAAAGCGCCGCAGAAGGGGATGCTTGGGTTTTGTCCTTCAAGTACGCCGAGGACCGACTGCTATACGGTGGATGTCGACGAAGATTATTAAGTACCCTAAAAACTCTCCGAGACAGACACTTAGATATACCGGGTCAGCCAATAACAACATATCATCTAAAAACATTAGTGCTGTACGAATGTGAGAAACATCCTCGTGAAATGGAATGGGATGACACTTGTCTAGGGGACAGGATAAATGGAATTCTACTCCAACTTATATCGTGTTTACAGAATCGCCGCTGTCCGCATTACTTCTTACCAAATGTAGACTTGTTCCGTGGAAAATCAACATCCGCAATGGACAATGCAGCCAAACAAGTATGGCGAATATTGCGAGAACTTCTAACAAATCCAAAAAGTTTGGAAAAATTGTGAAATGTCAAAATCGTTCTTAACTTTAATGGAATTCTATTTGTTTTGAAGAAAGTACATTCTGTAAAAGGAATGCATTCATGTCATCAATCAAAGCAGTGACAGTGCCAACATTTTGAGGTGAAATATCGGAAGTAAGCTTTCACTTGTGAGTAAATACATTGATGAAAGATGTCCGAATAATTTTCGTCTTGTGTTACCATCCCCTGGTAAGTGATCTGAGCTGCATCTGTTGCTTTATACCAAAGATAACTATGAGACATTTGATCTCATATATATGGCATTCAAGACATATTTAAAAGATttagtatgaaaaaaaacagtGCGAAATTTCAAGTCAAAATAGTGCAATTCTTCAAATGGTTGAGGAAAAactgataatttttgttttgtgctGATTGTcgtaaaaaaaatcttgcattaTGGTATCTGTAGTGTAAATTATTGTTGATCAATATTATTGTTATGCTTTAAGATAAAAATTCcataataaattaatttatattaaattttattctttttttaagatagatttcaaattacataaaaaaaaactcgcATTCACTAAAAACAGGGGGACGAGTTGTTAATTTTACTGTCGGAGGAAACGTggactttttaaaatattattaaatggaGAGATATAAAATTGTGGAATTCAAAACAAAGTATTATATGGTTGGTGTTTCCTAATTACCCATTTTTTTCGGTATCGGTACAATGTAGAAAAACATCATTCATGTAGCTAGTATAGGGATATTTCGAATTGTCAGATCTATTGTAGCAAAATTTAGAATCGctaatgacaaaatataaatacaacaattcaatatttatattcgATTATTTAAGTGagaaaactatttacaataaatatttacacttttttttaaatcagacaattttgaaatgtttgttcGAGTAATGATTTTGCTTGAGGTCAAAGAAAATGAAAGCGTCAtacattttgattttgtaatagtCTAAAATAATTTACTATCAGGACACACaacatgtaaacaaaattataatgacATATTACATTGCATTTAAAAATGCAGTTTctataattaaatattttcacCCTTTATAACGATTAATGACATCTATATAGCAcacatttattttgataattttgggTGCTGAAATGCTAAACTTACATTATCATTTCCTACATATCTTTGCTGTCTACGTCTTCATTGGCCGAATTTATATTAAGAACTTGACAAGTTGTGGTAAAACTTCATTTGTATGTTATAAATATTGGATATTCAGGGGTTCTACAGAAGCTTTTCAAAGGAACCATTTCACCAACAAATGCGATTTTATACTTTACCcgcagaaaaacaaaaataatatctatatattttatatatgtcgtCGAGTGCTCGTTTCTCAAGAGGttactttttaatatatataaccagatattcaatattttacatacatataatttttttgctgacttatataatttaaaaaaaaacaaaggaatattccaaattttgtttaaacaacaatatatttataatctTGATTTTGTATATGTCTGATAAAGCGATGCATTGCAATGAACAATTGAAGTAAATAAACTAAGACTTgagaacaaattttaaaaagacaatttgatatttttacaaagagattaaatatttcataaatgatACATAATATGCGAGATTTTAAAGGAAGATTTTTACAAAGAAAAGactaaagaaatgattttttttcttattttactttatgttttatattaaaattttattgtttcacaCGTCCTAAACTCCTTTTCATGACTATATTTGACACTGAAGTAACatatttaataacaatatcaaatGCTAAAAGTGAAGTTTATATGGAAAATTGACTCAAAAATCAAATATCTAGTTTTAATTTCTGTCTACACCAGCAGCAGACTGTTCTCGTTGTAGTTTTAAAATAAGTGAGGTCAGAGACTCCaaacttttaaaaacaataatttttataGGTCTGTCAAATGAAAAATGCAAGAAAGAATGAGTTTTAGGGTCAAACCCATAAATATCAATTTGCCACTGCAAACAATATGTATGTTATGTAACTAGAAAACATATTTCTTGCCTCTTTCATGATATTTATACACTCAACATGCGTTTGTTTGTGTAAATGTCAACTTCTGAGATTAGAAATTCCATCAACACTTCAGTGAACTACACTTGTTAGCAACCAGAGATCTGTCAGTGCTCGCCTCCAACCGATAAAAACCCACTTCTCATTACGTTAAAAGCACTGAGATGccaaaaacaaaaattctctttaaaattttgatagtaaATTTAAGTATGTTGCAGTTTTTTAACATCAGGAGATaattgcatgtaaaaaaaaatgctgccATGGTTTTGTAGTACGAGATGAGGCGACTATCATGTTTAAATAAGATTTATTTGACAcgggaaatattttcaaaaaaagtattttactgTTAACAGTTAGATAATTGGAGAAAGGATGCattaggtttttttttgtagttttatcgTGATAAGTGAATCTataaagtgacgtcacattttttgtgataatttgcGAGAAAGCATCACTTTTTAGACATGATCATTGATGCATTTAATTAgacttaaatgaaaattaaatataatattaatagaTTTCTGGTAGACACGACAGCATATCTTCTTCATCGAAAAGTTTATCAAATTCTATGTATAACGATACgttacaatgatttttttaaaatgatgtaAAATTCAACAACCCTGAGTAATTTATCATTCAAATATACCACACACTTCGACGATTTATGCTAAACCATGACGACGATTAGCGTCTTGTGTTTGTCATGAAAAACCTCAAAAACACATAATAGTAAAAAGTCCTTATCATCAtggaaaataaaatagaaataaaattgaataattagcccctgtttatcataaaaaaaactttattggtTGAACGGGAGAGTTAAATGCAGAATTTCGGATGCAGCGGAAAGAAAGTATCTAATTATGCAAGGGAGAGACTACTAATTTTTTCCTGTTTATAGCTATTTATCAGAAATTGGAGATTTACGACCAGGTTTTGAGGATCTTTTCTATTTAAGTGGAGCGATTTCTTATcatttatagtttttttataaacacatttGATAGActgtaattttgaaataattatactCTATAAGCTTTGTATTAATGCAGATTATAGTTTACATGTCAAAGTTCAAACAGTGGTGAATGTTGATTTTTCTCAAGCTCTACAAAcgactttattttcacaaattacagcttttattaattttattcttttttcatcTTGATCCTTTTCTGTCAAATATATTAATTTATGAGTAGAGTCTTTCTTTTTGAACaatctaaatttgattttaacagcTCTAAAACAACCCCGACGTCCGTGACTTTGCAGATCCATAATTAGTCTTTcttttattatgcaatcaaattaatacattaaaaattacacacCAAAAGTAATAGAAAGATTTACAACCaaaaattaaatactttaaaacgaaaaatcattgaatttattttatattatcgCCTTTCTTTATACTTTATCTATGCACATGCAGTGAACACATTGATCGAAAAACGGCGATAATGCATATTATACAGTTGTACAACTAGACACAGGCAATTACTTCTTAtcaaatttcataattaaaagatttatgtatgcatatttttaaaacaataaaacaaagcaCTAAACAAACTGGATAAGCCTTAATATAGCTTTGTAGACGCTGATTGTATTTTAGTGCCATGGTACCCAGACTTACATTTTTTTAAGAATAATATGAATAACGTGGTAAAACATCCTGTGAATCCATTGTTTATTTTTACTAGTAATTCCTCAGTACAAAAATAATAGCGATAGATAAGCAGTTGGTAATGAATTAATGAAGCAATCGAACGTTAAACCAAAAAATAACTTATTTCTCTTTCCAAATACATGTTTGTGTTCACCCCCAAATAGACAAAAAGACGAAAAGAAGGAGAGAATCTGGGAGTCTTAAGATGTGTTTAGTCTTTTGTTATTGTAACAGTATCTGTGGCAAGTAGTTGGTAATAAAACAACCTGAAATCGAACCTTAATCAACTATAATCTAGTTAAATACATAGAAATACTATTTTCTCTttccaaacattttgttttgtttttcacttcAAAACAGACAAGAAGACGAGAAAATAGAAAGaatctgaaaatgtttagatGTGGTTGGTCTCCTGTTATTATAACAGT of the Mytilus galloprovincialis chromosome 8, xbMytGall1.hap1.1, whole genome shotgun sequence genome contains:
- the LOC143085508 gene encoding putative nucleotidyltransferase MAB21L1, translating into MNGSHPDMLLEGGSPDMLAAQSKILFQLNKYYNERVQSRQGGTMKTIREVCKVVQEVLKEVEVQEPRFISSLNEANGRFEGLEVVSPTEFEVVLYLNQMGVFNFVDDGTIPGCSVLKLSDGRKRSMSLWVEFITASGYLSARKIRSRFQTLVAQAVDKCSYRDIVKMVADTTEVKLRIKERYVVQVTPAFRCAGIWCRSAAHWPVPHIAWPNPNLVAEVKTEGFDLLSRESIYMKDKQSAAEGDAWVLSFKYAEDRLLYGGCRRRLLSTLKTLRDRHLDIPGQPITTYHLKTLVLYECEKHPREMEWDDTCLGDRINGILLQLISCLQNRRCPHYFLPNVDLFRGKSTSAMDNAAKQVWRILRELLTNPKSLEKL